A stretch of Porites lutea chromosome 5, jaPorLute2.1, whole genome shotgun sequence DNA encodes these proteins:
- the LOC140938340 gene encoding uncharacterized protein, which produces MASSSSGSSCPGLTDNQKRWLVIGIALNKILVPQIRPFVEQEVDKEYKNLKTSHNIHTQSTSGRLQRWPPRKILKYENINSNGHHPKLPGGKYNFSLFDCRVLSHIDFAKLYVENFMAKFNAFDDHCDASAVLTLLGGVPVFSAAMQAAAGDVRNVRNDWAHCVFSKWDPVKFQQSFFEMEHLVRVMALPAADEAKLLGELKDWETKGTLFCMISPVDPALVQLVQEDIKFLQDYVDNLSVEFVQEKVEVRQELENIAIVLQDWMKQMVESLNVFQGDHVEVTKFLGVHLLDQHLSWKYHVAKKVSKTIGIIGDANERIGSLEQRTGQFEEKVMSIENTITNIQETFHSLTVKETVLSNGSIQDPLMPFVFPEKLVEVIRRDYKGAVLCPFPWCEDELQLKLSTIFTRLQINSRKKERSKLTDDTVNMTDVFKPHPECDNPRVVLIEGNPGMGKTTYCQKLAYDWSMGEIPSDGSFSEVKMLLLLKCRDIQMKTATIEEAIDDQLLPQDAGKKEKEDFFHFIRSNQSRILLVLDGLDELRDDLVQGFLPLIKGKVFANVYLILTSRHEAGMKVRRYCDTLLEIIGYSQEDVESYIKKYFINHEDQSLADKMIQKLNGDRYLKELTANPLNTALLCLLCEETRGEFPSKRTKMYDDLVACALRRYFVKRGISLGDEDPVERCASELNQLGKMAFEALLKNQLYFTQDEMKSPPTVDFLRLPFLSREPSVSKIRPTPTYAFTHKTFQEYFAAFYLAHQLLSGDKGKESLRLDELSPIDNWQVWEFLITMVSSKSTEAAVTVVSRLCAFFYQNRLDAEGDEVILDAKIFESDPHDWTKYITTLSENEETLMHVVCDTLDVIAKCEDGDNELKDYQKKMVRVVAHCFPLKKLKFTLYDDGESTFSVYSEYLKFNYSLTDLMLDSALDPLLLRTIEHIFHSKKKLVHFNLKDIFLAMDCYSRSRESFLWMQSVGIKTLLAEVSQSGCVLTHLNLYDVWIGDEGVQALAEFLETNRTLTHVNIHNAMITDSGATALGKALQLNNTLTHLSLPRNRLSGVGAKALATSLKSNSVLIFFDLSKNLCGGDSVAIALSKAVKSNCSLQYLNLSLEFGSKLKDLSDISGLFRCLDERSQMIGPRGGSALARALCFNCTLTYLDLSRNNINESGAAALGNALLTNQTLTELYLMDNNIGKVGVVALGKALESNRTLTHLNLEENRSIGNSGAAAIAKALRSNNSCGLTRLDLSGCKISFSGASHIADALQTNCCLTHLGWSCNEVKSSGASAVAKALHLNRALTHLDLRSNGISDSGATELAQALRFHNSTLVYLDLTGNNLIGSGGIESLAQVDQSKCIVKYDGQQ; this is translated from the exons ATGGCTTCATCTTCATCTGG GTCAAGTTGCCCTGGTTTGACAGATAATCAGAAACGATGGCTTGTCATTGGAATAGCACTCAACAAGATCCTTGTGCCACAGATCCGTCCTTTTGTGGAACAAGAGGTTGATAAGGAATACAAAAATCTCAAGACAAGCCACAATATTCACACACAAAGTACATCTGGTCGTCTTCAAAGGTGGCCTCCAAGAAAGATTTTAAAGTATGAGAATATCAATAGTAATGGTCATCACCCAAAGCTTCCTGGTGGAAAATACAACTTTTCCTTGTTTGATTGTAGAGTGTTATCTCACATTGACTTTGCCAAGTTGTATGTTGAAAACTTCATGGCCAAGTTCAATGCTTTTGATGACCACTGCGATGCTTCAGCTGTACTCACACTGCTTGGTGGTGTGCCTGTGTTCTCAGCTGCAATGCAAGCTGCAGCTGGTGATGTCAGGAATGTCAGGAATGACTGGGCACACTGTGTCTTCAGTAAGTGGGATCCTGTTAAGTTTCAGCAGAGTTTTTTTGAGATGGAACACCTGGTGAGAGTCATGGCTCTACCTGCTGCAGATGAAGCAAAACTCCTTGGAGAACTAAAAGACTGGGAAACTAAGG gaaCTCTGTTCTGTATGATCTCACCAGTAGACCCAGCATTGGTACAACTTGTCCAGGAGGATATAAAATTTTTGCAAGATTATGTGGATAATTTGTCTGTAGAATTTGTCCAGGAAAAGGTGGAAGTACGGCAAGAGCTGGAGAATATTGCTATTGTTTTGCAAGACTGGATGAAACAGATGGTTGAAAGCCTAAACGTTTTTCAAGGTGATCAT GTTGAAGTGACAAAGTTTCTTGGTGTTCATTTATTAGATCAGCATCTTTCTTGGAAATATCATGTTGCTAAAAAAGTATCAAAAACTATAGGAATTATAG GAGATGCAAATGAAAGAATTGGAAGTCTGGAGCAGCGCACAGGacaatttgaagaaaaagtgaTGAGTATTGAAAACACGATAACTAACATTCAAG AAACGTTTCATAGCTTGAcagtaaaagaaactgttttgtCAAATGGTTCTATTCAGGACCCATTGATGCCATTTG TCTTTCCTGAGAAACTTGTAGAAGTTATCAGACGAGACTACAAAGGCGCGGTGCTGTGTCCCTTTCCATGGTGTGAAGATGAACTACAGCTGAAGCTATCGACCATCTTTACAAGATTGCAGATAAATAGTAGGAAAAAAGAACGTTCAAAACTAACCGATGACACCGTCAATATGACAGACGTGTTCAAGCCGCACCCAGAGTGTGACAATCCAAGAGTGGTGCTGATCGAGGGGAATCCTGGGATGGGCAAAACTACGTATTGTCAAAAGCTAGCTTATGATTGGTCCATGGGGGAGATTCCATCTGATGGTTCGTTTTCTGAAGTGAAGATGTTACTTCTGTTGAAATGCCGTGACATACAAATGAAAACTGCCACCATCGAGGAAGCTATTGATGATCAGCTGCTACCACAAGATGCAggcaagaaggaaaaagaagatttctttcactttattcgCTCCAATCAGTCCAGAATTTTGTTGGTTCTTGATGGTTTGGACGAATTACGTGACGATCTGGTGCAGGGTTTTCTACCTTTGATTAAAGGCAAAGTCTTTGCTAATGTGTATCTCATTTTAACATCTCGACATGAAGCAGGAATGAAGGTGAGGCGTTATTGTGACACGCTTCTTGAAATTATTGGCTACTCTCAAGAGGACGTTGAAAGTTACATCAAGAAGTATTTCATCAACCACGAGGATCAAAGTCTTGCTGACAAAATGATACAAAAGTTAAATGGTGACAGATATCTCAAAGAATTAACGGCTAATCCATTGAATACAGCTTTGTTATGTCTTCTTTGTGAAGAAACAAGAGGAGAATTTCCTTCGAAAAGAACCAAGATGTACGATGACCTTGTGGCTTGCGCTCTCAGAAGGTATTTTGTAAAAAGAGGTATTTCTTTGGGCGATGAAGATCCGGTTGAGCGATGTGCAAGTGAGCTAAATCAGTTGGGGAAGATGGCATTTGAGGCTTTGCTTAAGAATCAGTTGTATTTCACCCAAGACGAGATGAAATCGCCGCCCACTGTGGATTTCCTGCGTTTGCCGTTTCTTTCTCGTGAGCCAAGTGTGAGCAAAATCAGACCAACACCGACCTACGCATTTACTCACAAAACGTTTCAAGAATACTTTGCGGCCTTTTACTTGGCTCATCAGCTGCTATCTGGTgacaaagggaaagaaagtCTGCGGTTGGATGAACTTAGTCCTATTGACAACTGGCAGGTGTGGGAATTTCTCATCACAATGGTGTCAAGCAAGAGTACTGAAGCAGCAGTAACTGTTGTGTCTCGTCTTTGTGCGTTCTTCTACCAAAACAGACTTGACGCTGAGGGCGATGAGGTCATTTTGGATgccaaaatttttgaaagcgATCCGCACGACTGGACCAAATATATAACAACATTAAGCGAGAACGAAGAAACACTCATGCACGTCGTGTGTGATACACTTGATGTTATTGCTAAGTGTGAAGATGGTGATAACGAACTAAAGGATTACCAGAAGAAAATGGTACGTGTGGTGGCGCACTGCTTTccattgaaaaaattaaaatttacacTGTATGATGATGGAGAAAGTACCTTCTCCGTGTACTCTGAGTATTTAAAGTTTAACTACAGTCTTACAGATTTAATGCTGGACAGTGCGTTAGACCCATTACTGTTAAGAACAATTGAGCATATTTTTCATTCTAAGAAAAAGCTTGTACATTTCAATTTAAAGGACATTTTTTTAGCTATGGATTGTTACTCAAGGAGTCGAGAAAGCTTTCTTTGGATGCAGTCTGTCGGTATCAAAACTTTACTGGCAGAGGTCTCTCAGTCAGGTTGTGTTTTAACACATCTAAATCTATATGATGTCTGGATCGGCGATGAGGGAGTTCAAGCATTGGCGGAGTTTCTTGAAACGAATCGGACATTGACTCATGTTAATATACATAATGCTATGATCACTGATTCAGGAGCCACAGCACTCGGGAAAGCACTTCAATTGAATAACACTTTAACGCATTTAAGTCTACCGAGAAACAGATTAAGTGGTGTTGGAGCGAAGGCTTTAGCAACAAGTCTTAAGTCCAATTCTGTGTTAATATTTTTCGATCTAAGCAAGAATCTTTGCGGCGGCGATTCTGTCGCCATCGCACTCTCCAAAGCTGTGAAATCCAACTGTTCCCTTCAGTACTTGAATCTGAGTCTCGAGTTTGGGTCAAAGTTAAAAGACTTGTCTGACATCTCTGGACTTTTTAGATGTCTTGACGAGCGTTCTCAAATGATTGGCCCCAGAGGCGGATCAGCCCTCGCAAGAGCTCTTTGTTTTAACTGTACTTTGACTTACTTGGACCTTTCACGCAATAACATCAACGAATCAGGAGCAGCAGCACTTGGAAACGCCCTTTTAACAAACCAGACTTTGACGGAATTATATCTCATGGATAACAATATAGGCAAAGTAGGAGTTGTAGCTCTCGGAAAAGCACTGGAATCAAATCGCACTTTGACCCATTTAAATCTAGAGGAGAACCGCAGCATAGGTAATTCAGGTGCGGCAGCTATTGCAAAGGCACTTCGGTCAAATAACAGTTGTGGATTGACACGGTTAGATTTGAGTGGTTGTAAAATTAGCTTCTCAGGGGCAAGTCATATCGCAGACGCTCTCCAGACTAATTGTTGTCTTACACATTTGGGTTGGTCGTGTAATGAAGTCAAATCCTCTGGTGCGTCGGCGGTTGCGAAGGCCTTGCATTTGAACCGTGCATTGACTCATCTCGATCTAAGAAGTAACGGTATTAGTGATTCAGGGGCCACAGAACTAGCACAGGCTCTTCGGTTTCATAACAGCACTTTGGTCTATTTAGACCTTACTGGGAACAACCTAATTGGTTCAGGTGGAATAGAAAGCCTTGCGCAGGTTGATCAGTCCAAATGTATAGTCAAGTACGATGGTCAGCAGTAG